The following proteins come from a genomic window of Companilactobacillus pabuli:
- a CDS encoding LysR family transcriptional regulator, with product MNLKDYQYFKKLSELKNFSDTANFFGVSQPTITYSLKRLEDTYGLSLIKRKSFANSLSLTYAGRQLLMHVDRILLENDLISDDMERIKREKIVMGWPPIITNYVIPKVFDRLRDADLLNAIIPIADGSGELLGKLKNGEIDLSLLGTTILPQENHLDYQLIKEHHFKFIAAADRDVSKIKTIEDLFAEDFISLNGGSVHNLVLQRMIERYNVTPHTLFQTSDYRLMLSLVKENKGISFVTETAIQGVSGIQEIKLPEIQLPPFYILFVYRHNMIGNETLAQLMHIFKNI from the coding sequence ATGAATTTAAAAGATTATCAATATTTTAAAAAATTATCTGAATTAAAAAACTTTTCTGATACGGCTAATTTCTTTGGTGTCAGTCAACCAACGATTACTTATTCACTAAAAAGATTGGAAGATACGTACGGACTTTCTCTAATTAAGCGTAAAAGTTTCGCTAATTCTTTGTCGCTGACTTATGCTGGTCGCCAATTATTAATGCATGTTGATCGAATTCTTTTGGAAAATGATTTAATCAGTGATGATATGGAACGAATCAAACGTGAAAAAATTGTTATGGGTTGGCCACCAATCATTACGAATTACGTAATTCCCAAAGTTTTTGACCGTTTACGAGATGCAGATCTACTCAATGCAATTATTCCAATCGCCGATGGATCGGGGGAATTATTAGGCAAATTAAAAAATGGCGAAATTGATCTTTCCTTATTAGGAACGACAATTTTGCCACAAGAGAATCATTTGGACTATCAGTTAATAAAAGAGCATCATTTTAAATTTATCGCTGCAGCGGATCGGGATGTCTCAAAAATCAAAACGATTGAAGATTTATTTGCGGAAGATTTTATCTCATTAAATGGAGGTTCTGTTCACAATTTAGTTTTGCAAAGAATGATTGAGCGATACAATGTTACGCCGCATACTTTGTTCCAGACTTCAGATTATCGATTAATGCTCAGTTTAGTTAAAGAGAATAAGGGAATCAGTTTTGTTACGGAAACGGCTATTCAAGGAGTTTCGGGTATTCAAGAAATAAAATTACCTGAGATTCAATTGCCACCGTTTTATATCTTGTTTGTTTATCGTCATAATATGATAGGAAACGAAACTTTAGCCCAGTTGATGCACATTTTCAAAAATATATAG
- a CDS encoding helix-turn-helix domain-containing protein, protein MNYNESQQKEIAQYAIEHDNNYKATGEKYQISYQQVAAWVRKYNKKPTNKKVTAKKVAKKENKTSTPQASALDVLSRKDPVLEAQLEDVKKRLGLI, encoded by the coding sequence ATGAATTACAATGAGAGTCAACAAAAAGAAATTGCACAATATGCAATTGAACATGATAACAATTACAAAGCTACAGGTGAAAAGTATCAAATTTCTTATCAACAAGTTGCCGCTTGGGTTAGAAAGTACAATAAAAAGCCTACTAATAAAAAAGTAACTGCTAAGAAGGTTGCTAAAAAAGAAAACAAGACTTCGACACCACAAGCTAGTGCACTAGATGTTTTGAGTCGCAAAGACCCTGTTTTGGAAGCTCAATTAGAAGACGTTAAAAAGAGATTGGGATTGATTTAA
- a CDS encoding low molecular weight protein-tyrosine-phosphatase, with the protein MKKIIFVCLGNICRSPMAEMMMKHLIEEKNLSDQITVASRSTSTYEIGNSPHPGAIAELKNKKIPIIDHHAQQITRQDFDEADVIIGMDQQNIVNLQNMAPSVDKDKIHLAYEALGQTKVIEDPWYDHKFGRTYKQLAEVLPVWLKTLLNQ; encoded by the coding sequence ATGAAAAAAATCATTTTTGTTTGTTTAGGTAACATTTGTCGGTCACCAATGGCAGAGATGATGATGAAACACCTAATCGAAGAAAAGAACTTGTCAGACCAAATAACAGTTGCTTCTCGCTCGACATCCACTTACGAAATCGGTAATTCGCCGCATCCTGGTGCAATTGCTGAACTAAAAAATAAAAAAATCCCAATTATTGACCACCATGCTCAACAGATCACCCGACAGGATTTTGATGAGGCCGATGTAATAATTGGAATGGATCAACAGAATATTGTCAATTTACAAAATATGGCGCCGTCTGTTGATAAAGACAAAATTCACTTAGCTTATGAAGCTCTTGGACAAACGAAGGTAATTGAAGATCCTTGGTATGATCATAAATTTGGTCGAACTTATAAACAGTTAGCTGAAGTTTTGCCTGTCTGGTTAAAGACATTGCTGAACCAATAG
- a CDS encoding MurR/RpiR family transcriptional regulator translates to MKNKLSSSEKYLWEYIQNNLDDIPNLSIVKLSEDANVSTATIVRTTKKMGYSGYTDFRQQLTIKRKDTQQYKNLEKVDHDIKQAILKNKYEVDNTLKMLNVGSIEDAIQKIKKSSDIYIFARGFSEFIAQELLVKLQLLGKNCVLSTDPNIIVTMSKRIKREDLVIFITLNGETKELVAGAKNAFDNGVSTLTITTNEDGSIIKYSEMVLLGFKSQTSYFPDYEVRSRLPLQVISRILLDSYVIRTQKSQ, encoded by the coding sequence ATGAAAAATAAATTAAGTTCATCAGAAAAGTATCTTTGGGAATATATTCAAAATAATCTAGATGACATTCCCAATCTATCTATAGTTAAATTAAGCGAAGATGCTAACGTTTCAACGGCAACCATCGTACGTACTACGAAAAAAATGGGCTATTCTGGTTACACTGATTTTCGTCAACAATTAACAATCAAAAGAAAGGATACACAACAATACAAAAACTTAGAAAAAGTAGACCACGACATCAAGCAAGCCATTTTAAAGAATAAATATGAAGTCGATAATACTTTAAAAATGCTAAATGTCGGTTCAATTGAGGATGCTATCCAAAAAATAAAAAAATCCTCCGACATTTATATCTTTGCCAGAGGATTTTCAGAATTTATTGCTCAAGAATTACTCGTAAAACTGCAATTATTAGGTAAGAATTGTGTATTGAGCACTGATCCTAATATCATTGTCACAATGAGTAAACGAATCAAACGTGAAGACTTAGTTATTTTTATTACTCTAAATGGCGAAACTAAAGAATTAGTAGCTGGTGCTAAAAATGCCTTTGATAATGGAGTTAGTACGCTCACTATTACTACTAACGAGGATGGTTCCATTATCAAATATTCAGAAATGGTACTATTAGGCTTTAAATCACAAACCTCATATTTTCCTGATTATGAGGTTAGATCAAGGTTGCCCCTGCAAGTAATTAGTCGAATATTACTAGATTCATATGTTATCAGAACGCAAAAAAGCCAATAG
- the pfkB gene encoding 1-phosphofructokinase yields the protein MIYTCTLNPAIDLFIETEHLKPEIVNRTNSYDIQPNGKGVNVSFILKHLGIDNTALGIGGGFTSDFIEESLRSKGIKTEFTHIDGISRINVFTRVIDTDTEYKQVNNGPEVNEEKLNDFLEKISELKKDDKLVVSGSFSKGVPSDIIIEIAKMAQKQQFDLVIDTSYPDVVQTIGYHPYLLKPNDEELLSWFDDEQNNNIPTLIKHSRELIEKGAKNILLSLGSKGALLINEDTVLFGNAPKIKVVNTACSGDTMLGTFLAGIEQNLSAEDNLKRSIAAASSTAASSGLTDFSDVEDLMKQITIKKMEG from the coding sequence ATGATTTATACTTGTACATTAAATCCGGCAATCGATTTATTCATTGAAACTGAACATTTGAAACCGGAAATCGTTAATCGAACTAATAGTTATGATATTCAGCCAAATGGTAAGGGTGTCAATGTTTCCTTTATTCTAAAACATTTAGGTATTGATAATACAGCTTTAGGAATCGGTGGTGGATTCACAAGTGACTTTATTGAAGAATCATTGCGAAGTAAAGGTATAAAGACAGAATTTACGCATATAGATGGCATTTCACGAATCAATGTCTTCACACGAGTTATCGATACTGATACTGAATACAAGCAGGTCAATAATGGACCTGAAGTTAACGAAGAAAAGTTAAATGATTTTCTTGAAAAAATTTCTGAGTTAAAAAAAGACGATAAATTAGTTGTTTCCGGTAGTTTTTCTAAGGGAGTCCCATCTGATATCATTATTGAAATCGCCAAGATGGCACAGAAACAACAATTCGATTTAGTGATTGATACTAGTTATCCGGATGTTGTTCAAACTATTGGCTATCATCCATATTTATTGAAACCTAATGACGAAGAACTTTTATCATGGTTTGATGATGAACAAAACAACAATATTCCTACACTGATCAAACACTCAAGAGAATTAATTGAAAAGGGTGCTAAAAATATTCTGTTATCTTTAGGCAGCAAAGGAGCTTTGTTGATTAACGAAGACACAGTTCTTTTCGGCAATGCACCTAAAATAAAAGTTGTTAATACGGCTTGTTCTGGAGATACGATGCTAGGTACCTTCTTGGCAGGAATTGAACAGAATTTAAGTGCGGAAGACAACTTGAAGAGAAGTATTGCTGCCGCAAGTTCGACCGCTGCAAGTTCAGGATTAACCGATTTTAGTGATGTAGAAGATTTGATGAAACAAATTACTATTAAAAAAATGGAGGGATAG
- a CDS encoding fructose-specific PTS transporter subunit EIIC, producing the protein MAKYEVIAATGCPTGIAHTYMAQEALEEAAKKRGISIKVETHGQSGVEHAFSQSEIDQAKGVIVAADKDVDIDRFDGKRLINVSVTKGMKEPDELIEKILNDKNVPVYHSAGGSKASSSEETELTGSFWHKLYVYLMNGVSHMLPLVVAGGVLTAVSFFWGINSADPKSAQYNAIAALLNTIGGFAMNLMVPVLCAYIAEAIGKRTGLIIGFVTGMIAYTNGTGFLGGIVGGFLAGYVAVLLTKLFKSIPKSLDGLKSIFIFPVLGVLISGTIMWYGSVPMKDLNTGMMAFLKSMENSSPILLGLIVGIMCAADMGGPINKAAYLTGTALLAQGNYFFMAGVSAACIAPPLATGFAVLFNKKAYTAKERSAGYVNFLLGSTHITEGAIPFAAKNPLLNIPSFMVGSAIAAILSYVTKISVPAPHGGFIVLPLVNKPFLWVLWIVIGALVSGFLLSIIAGRQSQKNTVVATSAGNVEVGSEDKQVPKEESNNDLGEILNKNNIALNVDVSSRDELLQYLSDFSEKLGYSTDSKAVYKKYLAREDENSTGMEKGIAIPHAQDKSIKGSAMLIAKLTKPVEWKTFDNQPVDIVISFLIPDEDNGSSHLEYLSSTSKLLMHDEFIESLRKAQTKEEILKLFK; encoded by the coding sequence ATGGCAAAATATGAAGTTATTGCAGCCACAGGCTGTCCTACTGGAATTGCTCATACATATATGGCTCAAGAAGCTTTAGAAGAAGCTGCTAAAAAACGTGGTATTTCTATAAAAGTTGAAACACATGGACAATCTGGGGTAGAACATGCTTTTAGTCAATCGGAAATCGATCAAGCTAAAGGTGTTATCGTTGCCGCTGATAAAGATGTTGATATTGATAGATTTGATGGTAAACGGTTGATTAATGTTTCAGTAACCAAAGGGATGAAAGAACCAGATGAGTTGATTGAGAAAATCTTAAATGATAAGAACGTGCCAGTTTATCACAGTGCTGGTGGGTCTAAAGCAAGTAGCTCTGAAGAAACGGAATTAACAGGATCATTTTGGCATAAATTATATGTGTACTTAATGAACGGTGTTTCACACATGCTACCATTGGTCGTTGCTGGTGGTGTTTTAACAGCTGTTTCATTCTTCTGGGGTATTAATTCAGCGGATCCTAAGAGTGCTCAATATAATGCCATTGCTGCCTTATTAAATACTATTGGTGGCTTTGCAATGAACTTGATGGTACCTGTTTTATGTGCTTATATTGCCGAGGCAATCGGTAAGAGAACTGGTTTAATCATCGGATTTGTTACTGGTATGATTGCTTATACTAATGGTACTGGTTTCTTAGGCGGCATCGTTGGTGGTTTCTTGGCCGGATATGTTGCTGTATTATTAACGAAATTATTCAAATCTATACCAAAATCACTTGATGGATTAAAATCTATTTTTATTTTTCCAGTTTTAGGTGTTTTAATTTCTGGAACAATTATGTGGTATGGTTCAGTTCCAATGAAAGATCTTAATACCGGAATGATGGCTTTTCTAAAGAGTATGGAAAATTCAAGTCCAATTCTCTTAGGATTGATCGTAGGTATTATGTGTGCCGCTGATATGGGTGGTCCAATTAACAAAGCTGCTTATTTAACAGGTACGGCTCTACTTGCACAAGGTAATTACTTCTTTATGGCTGGAGTTTCAGCTGCTTGTATCGCTCCGCCACTAGCTACCGGATTTGCTGTTCTGTTCAATAAAAAAGCTTATACTGCAAAAGAACGTAGTGCTGGTTATGTTAATTTCTTGTTAGGTTCAACTCATATTACTGAAGGTGCAATTCCATTTGCAGCTAAGAATCCTTTGCTAAATATCCCATCATTTATGGTTGGTTCAGCAATTGCTGCTATTTTATCTTATGTAACTAAAATTTCTGTTCCAGCTCCCCATGGTGGTTTCATTGTTTTGCCACTAGTCAATAAACCATTCTTATGGGTTCTTTGGATCGTTATTGGAGCATTAGTATCAGGATTCTTGTTATCTATTATTGCAGGCCGTCAAAGTCAAAAGAATACCGTAGTAGCTACTTCTGCTGGTAATGTAGAGGTTGGTAGTGAAGATAAACAAGTACCAAAAGAAGAATCGAATAATGATTTAGGAGAAATTCTCAATAAAAATAATATTGCGTTAAATGTTGATGTTTCTTCAAGAGATGAGCTTCTACAATATCTATCTGATTTTTCAGAAAAATTAGGATACTCAACAGATTCAAAAGCTGTTTATAAGAAATACTTAGCACGTGAAGATGAAAATTCTACCGGAATGGAAAAAGGGATTGCCATTCCACATGCTCAGGATAAATCTATTAAAGGATCGGCCATGTTGATTGCTAAACTTACAAAGCCTGTTGAATGGAAGACTTTTGATAATCAACCAGTTGATATTGTAATTTCATTCTTAATACCTGATGAAGACAATGGCAGCAGTCATTTGGAATACTTATCAAGTACTTCGAAATTACTTATGCACGATGAATTTATCGAATCATTGAGAAAGGCTCAAACTAAAGAAGAAATTCTCAAATTATTTAAATAA
- a CDS encoding PTS sugar transporter subunit IIA produces MAFWKKIGDFFTGKSANDDKPKKTIVVVARDSNVPNQKQVDKMMDLSKILSKDNIVLNVEADTKEKTLKYLANFAHHLDNNVDSEAVYGKLLMRENESSTVLGGGIVMPHVQDESINKLKMIVLKLQQPIIWDDQKSTDMILALLGPDPEANYEHVPYMSTIARLLLRKDFIVTLKSASTKEIIFKLFENS; encoded by the coding sequence ATGGCTTTTTGGAAAAAGATTGGAGATTTTTTTACTGGAAAATCGGCTAATGACGATAAACCTAAGAAAACTATCGTAGTGGTAGCGCGTGACAGCAACGTTCCAAATCAAAAGCAAGTTGACAAAATGATGGATTTATCCAAAATTTTAAGTAAAGATAATATCGTTTTGAATGTTGAGGCTGATACGAAAGAAAAAACTCTGAAGTATTTAGCTAATTTTGCCCATCATTTGGATAATAACGTTGATTCTGAAGCCGTTTATGGTAAGTTGTTGATGCGGGAAAATGAATCGTCTACGGTTTTAGGTGGAGGTATCGTTATGCCACATGTTCAAGATGAGTCAATTAATAAACTAAAAATGATTGTTTTAAAGTTACAACAACCGATAATTTGGGACGACCAAAAGTCGACTGATATGATTTTGGCCTTATTAGGCCCTGACCCAGAAGCAAATTATGAACATGTCCCATATATGTCGACAATTGCTCGCCTATTGCTAAGAAAAGATTTCATTGTTACACTAAAAAGTGCATCCACAAAGGAAATAATATTTAAATTATTCGAAAATAGTTAA
- a CDS encoding MgtC/SapB family protein, whose protein sequence is MISQLSVLTVITRLLVSVLFAGIIGIDRAYKHRPAGLRTHILVCLGACIIAMIQQNIGFNAIEMARHYPEVKGVLRADDARLIAQVVSGIGFLGAGTIIVEHHSIRGLTTAASLWVVACIGLAVGMGDYIIAVAGFLVVYAVLGFLKKIIRISPVRKLRVEYLHKVETKKFIDDYFKKNEITVEGVRFSVYKRDDEKVYTNVYSIDFGKNLDYVDIVEGLSMNSNIIKVETINV, encoded by the coding sequence TTGATTAGTCAATTAAGTGTTCTTACAGTTATCACAAGATTATTAGTTTCAGTTTTGTTTGCTGGAATAATTGGAATTGATCGCGCTTATAAACATCGTCCAGCTGGATTGAGAACTCATATTTTAGTTTGCTTAGGTGCCTGCATAATTGCAATGATTCAACAAAATATTGGCTTTAATGCTATCGAGATGGCTCGACACTATCCGGAAGTAAAGGGTGTCTTAAGAGCTGACGATGCTAGATTGATTGCTCAAGTTGTTAGCGGAATCGGATTCTTAGGTGCCGGGACGATTATTGTTGAGCATCATTCGATTAGAGGCTTAACGACTGCGGCTAGTTTGTGGGTCGTGGCTTGTATTGGTTTGGCTGTTGGTATGGGAGACTATATCATTGCTGTTGCCGGTTTTTTAGTTGTCTATGCAGTTTTAGGATTCTTGAAGAAGATTATTCGCATTAGCCCAGTTCGAAAATTAAGGGTCGAATATCTACATAAGGTTGAGACAAAGAAATTCATCGATGATTATTTCAAGAAGAATGAAATCACGGTTGAAGGAGTTCGCTTTAGCGTCTATAAACGTGATGACGAAAAGGTTTATACGAATGTTTATTCAATAGATTTTGGGAAGAATCTTGATTATGTCGATATCGTTGAAGGCTTGTCGATGAATTCCAATATAATTAAAGTTGAAACTATTAATGTTTAA
- a CDS encoding SPJ_0845 family protein encodes MGLTVKRESDFGSLFDKFASLPDDVKENVKRVDSADKKSSKDKNLKDKK; translated from the coding sequence ATGGGCCTAACAGTGAAACGTGAAAGTGATTTTGGCAGTTTATTTGATAAGTTTGCCTCTCTTCCCGATGATGTAAAAGAAAACGTAAAACGCGTAGATTCTGCAGATAAAAAATCTTCAAAAGATAAGAATCTAAAAGATAAAAAATAA